The Salvelinus alpinus chromosome 30, SLU_Salpinus.1, whole genome shotgun sequence genomic interval actgcagttagagtgcagtataactgcagtcaGAGTGAagtataactgcagttagagtgcagtataactgcagtcaGAGTGAAGTATAACTGCAGTCAGAGTGAagtataactgcagttagagtgcagtataactgcagtcagagtgcagtataactgcagttagagtgcagtataactgcagtcagagtgcagtataactgcagtacgctacaaatactgcatccaaaataaatgttttaaaaattgaCTGCAGTACTTTTGAGAGTTCACTGCaattattctgcaattactgcgtccaaaataccacagtcgactgcagttactgtGCTTTTATTGCAAttttcaaaactgcaatctttttaTGTAAGGGGACGAAAGCAGCAGGTGACGATACCGTAGATGCATTATGCATGTAGTTCCACATTAAGCTGTGAGCCTACAGTACATCTACAGCTTTCAGAAAGATGTCTAAAGCACCTTACAAACACAATCCAACGCATTCTACAAAGGCATCCCCTTTCTGAAGAACTGTATTAGATTATTTTAAAAGTCTTGTTACTTTGTGATAATCCTCTTTTGAATTGTCGTGACATCATAGcatgaagcacacacacaaattgtATTGGAATAAAGTGACTTTTAAAATATCTGATGAAGACAGTCTTCGGGAAAAGGATATTTAATGTCCTATGCGCCGTGCAGTGTTTCGGACATGACTTACATgacagtaaaaaatatatatatatatataatttctcAATTTACACGATTGCGTATTTTGCATGTTTCAAAAAGTTTGCTAtaactgtattcacatcctggCTGAGAAAAAGTTTTTCTTCGACAAAATGCCCCAGAAGCCTGCTGGGTTGTTGTATACCCCAATGCTCTGACAAAAGTACTGCACTGAATTTACAAGCAGGGTTTTACCCCTTACCACTGAAAAAAAATTTTTTTGCAATTAACTATAAATAAGAGTGGTGTTTGAAATCAAGTGATTGACAATAGTTTAAAAAAGCTTTATGATATACTGtaacaaaatatgtaaataaCACTGTTAAATCCAATCCACTATTCCAATAACTTTAAAGGGATATTTCACCccataaaaaatatatgttttaaattATTATCGACTGAATGCACTACTATTACAATTGTTAGTGTTTTTCTTGGTATTTTATCAAGATCCCCATTAGTTATTGcgatagcagcagctactcttcctggggtcccacacaaaacatgaaacatgatagagaacattaatagacaagaacagctcaaggacagaactgcaTACATTTACAAGAAAAAATATAACTAGAAGGTTCTGTACTGACTCAATACTCGGAAAAAATATCAATTAGAGACCTACTATTCTAGGCCTACATTTATCGTTTCAATGTTGATCATTTAAATTTACAGTCAGTAGCATctatcagtacatacacacaacataaTTAGGTCAAATAAGGGAGAGGCGTTctatgaggtgttgctttatctgggggggggggggggtttcaagccaggtttgctgttcacttgagcTATTTGAGATGGAAGCGATCATGGTTCTATATAATAATGTATGTTTCCTTGAAttcgttctggatttggggactgtgaaaaaaaAACTGGCgtcatgtctggtggggtaagtgtgtgtgtcagtgctgtgtgtaagttgacctagcaaacaatttggaattttcaacacattaatgtttcttaaaaaaaaaaaaaaagaagcgaTGCAGTCAGACTCTCCTCTATTTTTAGCCAAGAATGGCATGCAAAATATTGATATTAGACCTCTGATTACAGTGAAGAGCAAGATGtgtcgctctgttctgggccagctgcagtttTTATAGGTCCTTAATTGCAGCACTTAACCATATACAATCATCAAGACaatataaaactagagcctgcaggacttgctttgtggagtgtggtgtcaaaaaagcagagcaacTCTAAATGATTTGTAcccaatacaatgcttttagttttagagatgttcaggaccagtttattactagccacacattctaaaacaaactacagtttgtttAGGGTTGCAGAGATTTcactagctgtggttgctgatttGTTTAATGTTGAATCAACAATTCGTGTCCCCCTAGCATTGCTACATGCTCCAAAAATGCTAGCCAGGAGATTCTGGGCGTGACTAAATAACCAGCCAACAACCAAACTTCAAAACTGTTTGGATGAAAAGACATCACGTTAGTCAGACAAATCATACacttaaaaaaaagtgttaaggagCACATCACTCTGTTCTATTTTATACATCCCAGTCTATAAACAAGGCCTGGACAATTCAAAATAACATAATAGTGGAATGTGCAAAATATAGAACAACGTATACATGTCAACAAACCAAAAGTACGGTGTCCATCGTAGGACATCATACAGCAGCTATTAACTTAAGTACCTTGAGTACCCAAGCCTCTCCATAACCGTTAAGCATGTGTCCTCTATCATTCTGATCTCGTGGATGggcattttttctctccacacatTGATGCTGACTGGCGATATGTCTCCCTCGTACACCAGGTTGTACAGGTTGGTGGAGGTGGCGAACATGAGCTGGTTGAGGGCAGCTGGGGCCACGGGAACCCCGAGAAACGTGTGTATCTTTCCTGCTGTCTCCTCGGGATATTGCACAATGTCCTCAAATCTCACATGGAGGTAAGAGGTGGTGAGGTCGCCGTTGACCTGGAGTGCCGTGGTTGTGTGGGCCAGCCACAGGTGGGCCAGTAGCAGCACCGGCTCcatctctggatcagagaggacGCTGTGCAATGTCAAGAATTCCTGGGTGAACCCTAGTGTACACTTGCTTCTCCCGCCGTTCCTCTCTTGCTTAAAAATTGCAGCGACATGTTTTTGCACATTCTTGCGAGAATAGAGGCTTGGCTCGCTGTTGTAGAGCATAAGGTAAATCCAAGCGCGAGGATCTCGCACAACGTGCACCGCCCGAAATGAGTGACCGACCACCTCTCGGAAAAACGGGAGTTTCAGGGTCCAGCTCCCGCTGCTCAGGCTGAGGACAGGGCGGGCATTAGGGTACCTCTCCATGTGCCGCCTTAGCTCCCAAACATACTCCCCATCTCTATCTGAACTCCCCCTCGGTTTCGTAGACCCTGACTGCCTACGAATTGGCTTCCTCCTCTTGCCAGAAAGCTCGACCCCAATCTCATTCCAGCTGCCCTCGTTGTGCAACTGAATGTTCTGCAGGTGAAGTCTAGGGTTATAGACCAAGGAATGGAACCAGCCCTGGATGGCCTTGTAGTGACCTCTTTCCGCATCTAGTCTGGACCACACGCAGGCGTCCACCAGGGGGTCAAAGTTGAACTCAGTGTCCGGGATGACTAGGTGCTCTGTGGGGACTTGGAGATAAACAAAGTCAGAGCTGTTATAGAAAAGGGGCTTGAGAACTTCAGCCCCAGACCCTGGCAGGGATGTAACCACGACTGTGGGGAGAGGGTTTGGGGGCAGATTGGACACTGATTGGACACAGACAAGCCAATCACAGCTATTGGAGACAAACAGAAACTCAACGACCCACAGCAGGAGAACAAACGTTAAAGTATAGCGCATGATCTTGCGGAAGCAGAAATAAAACGTGCGTTGCAGGATTAAAAACCCAATGGCGAGACACAGTGTCAGCCCTCCCACTATCTTAACCATAAACCCAAAGTCATAGACTGGATTCACAGTGTTTTGTTCAGACACTGTTTGAACTCCAAGACCAAAGTGGATTATCTGATGTCTGCTTTGCATCTTTGCATATCCCCCAAAGCCCAAGTAGCTATATCTGGCACCAATGTCATTGTAGTTTGTTACGATGGACACAATGGATTCTGTGCCGTTGACGACAACAGAGAGGCGTACTCCATTTTTACTATTGTCGATGAATCTGCAGTTGGAGATTTTGACATTGGGACTGTGCATCAAATAGGCCACTCTGGTGACCGTGCCCTCCATTGGAAAGGTCACGTTGACAAACTGGGTCCATCGTTTCTTAAACTCAGCAGCCTGCTCTGCCTCCTGAATTCTCGCCACTGGACTAGTCCCCTGACTGTCAAACCAGAACATTTGGTAGTGAGCATCCCAAATGTCCATCAGTGCCCCATTGTACCTGTCTAAAGCCCTGTGAGGGACATATTTAAAATCAATGTCCAAGTTGTGAAAGAAAGCACTCAGAGCACTCAACGGAGACTCCTTGCTTTTTTCCACATGGTCGAACACCAGCAGAGTCTGAGAGTTGAGCAAGACAAGGGCACGGTATACGCTCTTCAGCCCCATCACAGAGGAGTAGGCCGACACCGCTTCTCCGCTAACGAACAGAGAATCCCCGTGGGATGCAGCTACAATGACCTCACCGGCTGTGTTGCCGACCTCAGGCTCTGCCCACCGCAGCCACTTGCCGCACTCTCCAAGCTGGCCCTCCCAGGGCTGATTGCACTGGCTTGTGGGAGACGGGGCGAACGTCAAGACATTGTTGAGGTAGCTGTATTTGGGGCCGTACAGTGCCTCTGAAACAAATACCTGTCCATTAGGGGCAAAGGTGAAGGAGTTCTGGTCTGGGTGCTCGTGGCCCGGATTGAAATTGCTCCAGCCCTCCAGCCAGGAGTAGGGCTTGGAATGGACGATATCATACACCGCCCTACCGCCCAGCTTCCCCGATTTGAAGGAGACAAAAGTGTTGCCTTGACCGCATGATAAACCAGCCCCGTAAGTCACCACACCCCAGTTTGAGAACATGTGCAGTACTGCTTTGCCAAATCCGGCTGGTGGTTGCTTGGAGAGCTCACTGTCATACCACAG includes:
- the dsela gene encoding dermatan-sulfate epimerase-like protein; this encodes MAGKCAGRSVVLISLLAVVVSFSGITDVLGKNNIDNELEKITFQGEGSINEHPENWPANLHPNLYFHQVDIRLLQQRSATTHRHIFKVIRLAVGTMLANTALYLPPVKHEEFSSKWNEIYGNNLPSLALYCLLCPKDTAAHQFLMRYMDQMAVYPNWTVTNAPNDEVPMAHSLTGFATAYDFIYPLLDTPRRARYMKKIRAATEELYELSKHRGWGKQFLQNHQTTNILAILTGALVVGAHSDPETMMWKQVAVNYMEKTMFLLSHVVDGSLDEGVAYGSYTAKSITQYIFLARRHFDIDNTQNNWLRAHFWFYHSTLLPGFQRTVGIADSNYNWFYGPESQLVFLDAFVLRDGTGNWLAQQISKHRPKDGPMEQSAAQRWATLHTEFLWYDSELSKQPPAGFGKAVLHMFSNWGVVTYGAGLSCGQGNTFVSFKSGKLGGRAVYDIVHSKPYSWLEGWSNFNPGHEHPDQNSFTFAPNGQVFVSEALYGPKYSYLNNVLTFAPSPTSQCNQPWEGQLGECGKWLRWAEPEVGNTAGEVIVAASHGDSLFVSGEAVSAYSSVMGLKSVYRALVLLNSQTLLVFDHVEKSKESPLSALSAFFHNLDIDFKYVPHRALDRYNGALMDIWDAHYQMFWFDSQGTSPVARIQEAEQAAEFKKRWTQFVNVTFPMEGTVTRVAYLMHSPNVKISNCRFIDNSKNGVRLSVVVNGTESIVSIVTNYNDIGARYSYLGFGGYAKMQSRHQIIHFGLGVQTVSEQNTVNPVYDFGFMVKIVGGLTLCLAIGFLILQRTFYFCFRKIMRYTLTFVLLLWVVEFLFVSNSCDWLVCVQSVSNLPPNPLPTVVVTSLPGSGAEVLKPLFYNSSDFVYLQVPTEHLVIPDTEFNFDPLVDACVWSRLDAERGHYKAIQGWFHSLVYNPRLHLQNIQLHNEGSWNEIGVELSGKRRKPIRRQSGSTKPRGSSDRDGEYVWELRRHMERYPNARPVLSLSSGSWTLKLPFFREVVGHSFRAVHVVRDPRAWIYLMLYNSEPSLYSRKNVQKHVAAIFKQERNGGRSKCTLGFTQEFLTLHSVLSDPEMEPVLLLAHLWLAHTTTALQVNGDLTTSYLHVRFEDIVQYPEETAGKIHTFLGVPVAPAALNQLMFATSTNLYNLVYEGDISPVSINVWREKMPIHEIRMIEDTCLTVMERLGYSRYLS